In Piliocolobus tephrosceles isolate RC106 chromosome 5, ASM277652v3, whole genome shotgun sequence, a single genomic region encodes these proteins:
- the ZBTB12 gene encoding zinc finger and BTB domain-containing protein 12, with product MASGVEVLRFQLPGHEAATLRNMNQLRAEERFCDVTIVADSLKFRGHKVILAACSPFLRDQFLLNPSSELQVSLMHSARIVADLLLSCYTGALEFAVRDIVNYLTAASYLQMEHVVEKCRNALSQFIEPKIGLKEDGVSEASLVSSVSATKSLLPPARTPKPAPKPPPPPPLPPPLLRPVKLEFPLDEDLELKAEEEDEDEDEDVSDICIVKVESALEVAHRLKPPGGLGGGLGIGGSVGGHLGELAQSSVPPSTVAPPQGVVKACYSLSEDAEGEGLLLIPGGRASVGATSGLVEAAAVAMAARGAGGSLGAGGSRGPLPGGFSGGNPLKNIKCTKCPEVFQGVEKLVFHMRAQHFIFMCPRCGKQFNHSSNLNRHMNVHRGVKSHSCGICGKCFTQKSTLHDHLNLHSGARPYRCSYCDVRFAHKPAIRRHLKEQHGKTTAENVLEASVAEINVLIR from the coding sequence ATGGCCTCTGGGGTGGAAGTCCTGCGCTTCCAGCTGCCTGGCCACGAGGCCGCTACGCTACGGAACATGAACCAGCTCCGAGCAGAGGAGCGGTTCTGCGACGTGACCATTGTGGCTGACAGCCTCAAGTTTCGAGGCCACAAGGTCATCTTGGCCGCCTGCTCACCGTTCCTGCGGGACCAGTTCCTGCTGAACCCCAGCTCGGAGCTGCAGGTCTCCCTGATGCACAGTGCACGCATCGTGGCTGACCTGCTCCTCTCCTGCTACACGGGCGCCCTGGAATTCGCTGTTAGGGACATCGTCAACTACCTGACAGCCGCCTCCTACCTACAGATGGAGCACGTGGTGGAGAAATGCCGGAATGCTCTCAGCCAGTTCATTGAGCCCAAAATAGGCCTCAAAGAGGATGGGGTCAGTGAGGCTAGCCTTGTGAGCAGCGTCAGCGCCACCaagtccctcctccctccagccagGACCCCAAAGCCAGCCCCgaagcccccacccccacctcctctACCCCCTCCACTCCTGCGGCCAGTGAAGCTGGAGTTCCCACTGGATGAGGACTTGGAGCTGAAAGcggaggaagaggatgaggatgaggatgaggacgTGTCTGACATCTGCATCGTCAAGGTGGAGTCGGCCCTGGAGGTGGCACACCGGCTCAAACCCCCTGGAGGCCTGGGAGGGGGTCTGGGCATTGGAGGCTCCGTGGGTGGCCACCTTGGGGAGCTGGCCCAGAGCAGCGTGCCCCCCAGCACTGTAGCCCCACCACAGGGTGTGGTGAAGGCCTGCTATAGCCTGTCTGAGGACGCAGAAGGGGAGGGCCTGCTGTTGATTCCTGGAGGCCGGGCCAGCGTGGGGGCCACCTCGGGCCTGGTGGAAGCAGCAGCGGTGGCCATGGCTGcccggggggcggggggcagcCTGGGGGCGGGGGGCAGCCGGGGACCCCTGCCTGGGGGATTCTCGGGTGGAAACCCCTTAAAGAACATCAAATGCACCAAGTGCCCGGAAGTGTTCCAGGGCGTGGAGAAGCTGGTCTTCCACATGCGGGCGCAGCACTTCATCTTCATGTGCCCTCGCTGTGGCAAGCAGTTCAACCACAGCAGCAACCTCAACCGCCACATGAACGTGCATCGTGGTGTCAAGTCACACTCGTGCGGAATCTGCGGCAAGTGCTTCACACAGAAGTCCACCCTGCACGACCACCTCAACCTGCACTCGGGAGCGCGGCCCTACCGCTGTTCCTACTGCGACGTGCGCTTCGCCCACAAGCCTGCCATTAGGCGGCACCTCAAGGAGCAACACGGCAAGACCACGGCCGAGAACGTGCTGGAGGCCAGTGTGGCCGAGATCAACGTCCTCATCCGCTAG